TCTTCTTCAACTGCTTCTCTGATTTTTTGTACCGCTTTATTAAACCGATTTTGGTGACAAGGACATACTTTGACTTTTTTAATGCTTGCTCTTCTAATTATTTCATCAATTTCTTCTAAGCATAAAGCAATTGGCTTTTCAATAATCAGATTAATCCCCTGATCTATACAAGTCAAAGCAATTTCACCATGGTTTCCACTTTCTGTACATATGGCAATAAGTTCGAACGTTTCTTCTTGAATCATTTCTCTGTAGTTCTCGTACTTTTTCACACCTTCACTAAGATTAAACTGTTTTATCGTATCATTCATTTTAGTTGTTTCTTTATCACATATTGCAACTATTTCCAATTCATTTGCTTGTGCTGCAGCTATATGATTTGATGATATTCTTCCACATCCGATAATCCCATACCTTAGACTCACAGCAATACACCTACTTATAATAATTCAATATTATTTCTATCCTTAATATGTTGCATAATATTCTTGGTATCAAAAATAATTTTGGCATGCTTTTGAACAAGTTCATAATCCACATTGGAATGAGCCACTGTAACAATTACAAGATCAACACTCTCAATCAGTTCAATTGTTAGTGCCTCTTCTCCTTTTTTTCTAACACCTTCTTCTACATACTCTGGAATATAAGGGTCATAATACAGTACATTCGCACCTTCTTTTTCTACTTTTTCAATGACCCTAATGGCTGGACTCTCTCTATAATCATCTATGTCTTGCTTATATGCCACGCCTAAAAATAGAATCCTAGCCCCTTTCATTGATTTTTTAAATCTATTTAAAATTTTACTTGCTCTTTCTGCACAATATTCTGGCATACGGTCATTTACCATCATTGATGCTTCAATCATTGAAGTATGAAACCCATATTCTCGAGCTTTCCATGATAAATAATAGGGATCTAATGGAATGCAGTGTCCCCCAAGACCGGGTCCTGGGTAAAAAGCTTCAAACCCATATGGCTTAGACTTTGCTGCTTCAATGACTTCCCAAAAATTAACACCCATTTTATGACACAAAATAGCTAACTCATTGACTAGTCCAATATTAATATTCCTGTACGTATTTTCAAGAATCTTCTCCATCTCTGCAATTGCAGGAGATGATACGCGATGAATAGGTGCTTCTAAAATACTTTCATAGAGATTTACCGCCACATCAGTACATTGTGACGTAACCCCTCCAACCACTTTAGGTGTGTTTTTGGTTTTATATTTTAAATTACCTGGGTCTACACGTT
The genomic region above belongs to Natranaerovirga hydrolytica and contains:
- a CDS encoding nucleotide sugar dehydrogenase, with the translated sequence MTILKEKLLNKTAILGVIGLGYVGLPLAVEKAKAGYKTIGFDIQESKVNLINAGKNYIGDVINEDLEEIVNSGLLVATTDFSQVATADCICICVPTPLDKHQQPDISYVKTSAKNMVPYLHKDMLIVLESTTYPGTTEEILRPILETSGLKCGEDFFLAFSPERVDPGNLKYKTKNTPKVVGGVTSQCTDVAVNLYESILEAPIHRVSSPAIAEMEKILENTYRNINIGLVNELAILCHKMGVNFWEVIEAAKSKPYGFEAFYPGPGLGGHCIPLDPYYLSWKAREYGFHTSMIEASMMVNDRMPEYCAERASKILNRFKKSMKGARILFLGVAYKQDIDDYRESPAIRVIEKVEKEGANVLYYDPYIPEYVEEGVRKKGEEALTIELIESVDLVIVTVAHSNVDYELVQKHAKIIFDTKNIMQHIKDRNNIELL